The genome window AAACTATGAGTTAAAGCTATTGCTATTGCATCTGTAATATCAAGTGGCTTTATCTCTTTAGTTATTCCTAACATCTTTTTTACCATAAATGCTACTTGCTCTTTAGCAGCTTTTCCTTTACCTGTAACAGCCTTTTTAATTTGTAGTGGAGTATATTGAGCAAATTCACCATGAATTTGCAAAATTTTAAGAGATAGAGCGCCACGGAATTGAGCTAGTTTTAAGACTGTTTTTGGATTATGCGCAAAAAATATATCCTCAATTGCTACTGCATCAATTTTATGAGCCTTAAATATGAGATCTAGGCCTTCACAAAGCTGAGTTATTTGAAATTGTAAATCATCTTGCTTTATTTTGATAAGTCCAGCTTCAACTAAAGTTTTTTTATTGCCAATTTTCTCAATTATCGCATAGCCGCAATTGCGAGTTCCAGGGTCTATTCCTAAGAT of Campylobacter vicugnae contains these proteins:
- the ruvC gene encoding crossover junction endodeoxyribonuclease RuvC gives rise to the protein MKILGIDPGTRNCGYAIIEKIGNKKTLVEAGLIKIKQDDLQFQITQLCEGLDLIFKAHKIDAVAIEDIFFAHNPKTVLKLAQFRGALSLKILQIHGEFAQYTPLQIKKAVTGKGKAAKEQVAFMVKKMLGITKEIKPLDITDAIAIALTHSFNIKS